The following coding sequences lie in one Metopolophium dirhodum isolate CAU chromosome 5, ASM1992520v1, whole genome shotgun sequence genomic window:
- the LOC132944994 gene encoding catenin alpha isoform X1 — MTDQFGPITLKWDPKNLEIRTMSVEKTLEPLVLQVTTLVNTKGTSRKKKGRSKRAHVLVAAVEKATENFIEVGEQIAFENPDIKQEMLAAVEEVRKTGDAMSIAAREFAEDPCASAKRSNMVRAARNLLSAVTRLLILADMVDVHLLLKSLRVVEDDLEKVKNASSQAELLDNIKVFGRSASELMSQAAKRQQELKDPQLRDDLAAARAILKKHSTMLLTASKVYVRHPELAAAKANRDFVLKQVCEAVNTISDVAQGRSAAMNDNGNQIYDGPGELAAALDDFDERMVMDPLVYNEVRTRPSLEERLESIISGAALMADSSCTRDERRERIVAECNAVRQALQDLLSEYMSNQLQLQRVGKRMSVKETSEGLERAIDHMCRKTRDLRRQLRKAVVDHVSDSFLETSVPLLVLIEAAHSGDEKEVEECALVFTEHANKLVEVANLACSMSNNEDGVKMVRTAAAQIENLCPQVINAARVLAVRPRSKLALDNMDVFRDAWQAQVRLLTEAVDDITTIDDFLAVSESHILEDVNKCVLALQEGSADPLDRTAGAIRGRSARVCNVVAAEMDNYEPGIYTERVLEAIKVLRDQVMPNFAQRVELAVDALSTNPPKEVDENDFIDASRLVYDGVREIRRAVLMNRTDEELDPEDIEFDEHYTIDTRSRSSAHTGEPLDEYPDISGITTAREAMRKMTEEDKQKIAQQVEFFRSEKLKFDREVAKWDDTGNDIIVLAKHMCMIMMEMTDFTRGRGPLKTTMDVINAAKKISEAGTKLDKLTRQIADQCPESSTKKDLLAYLQRIALYCHQLNITSKVKADVQNISGELIVSGLDSATSLIQAAKNLMNAVVLTVKSSYVASTKYPRQGADLQKLVVWKMKAPEKKPLVRPEKPEEVRAKVRKGSQKKVQNPIKALSEFQSPTESV, encoded by the exons ATGACTGATCAGTTCGGTCCCATTACACTAAAATGGGATCCCAAAAATCTAGAGATACGAACTATGTCTGTGGAAAAGACATTAGAACCATTAGTTTTAcaa GTGACTACTTTAGTGAACACTAAAGGAACTTCACGTAAGAAGAAAGGACGTTCAAAAAGAGCTCATGTTCTAGTTGCTGCTGTCGAAAAAGCTACAGAGAATTTTATTGAAGTAGGAGAACAAATCGCTTTTGAAAATCCTGATATAAAACAAGAAATGTTAGCTGCAGTCGAAGAAGTTCGAAAAActg gtgATGCTATGAGTATTGCTGCAAGGGAGTTTGCTGAAGATCCTTGTGCTTCAGCTAAACGTAGCAATATGGTAAGAGCGGCCAGAAATCTATTGTCAGCCGTAACACGCCTACTTATACTTGCAGATATGGTTGATGTGCATTTATTATTGAAGTCTTTAAGAGTT gttgAAGATGATTtggaaaaagttaaaaatgctTCAAGTCAAGCCGAACTTCTTgacaatattaaagtttttggtAGAAGTGCGAGTGAACTTATGAGTCAAGCTGCAAAACGACAACAAGAATTAAAGGATCCTCAATTACGCGATGATCTTGCTGCAGCTCGtgctattttaaaaaaacattccaCAATGCTGTTAACTGCTTCCAAA GTTTATGTAAGACACCCAGAACTTGCTGCAGCTAAAGCTAATCGTGATTTTGTATTGAAACAAGTGTGTGAAGCTGTAAACACTATAAGTGATGTTGCCCAAGGTCGATCTGCAGCAATGAACGATAATGGAAACCAAATTTATGATGGACCTGGTGAATTGGCTGCTGCACTTGATGATTTTgat GAAAGAATGGTTATGGATCCTCTTGTTTATAATGAAGTACGTACTCGTCCTTCTTTAGAAGAACGACTTGAAAGTATTATTAGTGGAGCTGCATTAATGGCTGATTCTTCGTGTACCCGTGATGAACGTAGAGAAAGAATTGTTGCTGAGTGTAATGCTGTGCGCCAAGCATTGCAGGATTTGCTGTCTGAATATATGTCCAAC CAATTGCAACTCCAAAGGGTCGGAAAAAGG ATGAGTGTAAAAGAAACTAGTGAAGGATTGGAACGTGCTATTGATCATATGTGTAGAAAAACTAGAGATTTGAGACGACAATTACGTAAAGCTGTTGTAGATCATGTATCTGATAG CTTCCTAGAAACAAGTGTTCCGTTACTTGTTTTGATTGAAGCAGCCCATTCAGGCGACGAAAAAGAAGTTGAAGAATGTGCTCTTGTATTCACTGAACATGCAAATAAACTTGTTGaa GTTGCTAATCTTGCGTGTAGTATGTCGAACAATGAAGATGGCGTAAAAATGGTACGAACCGCTGCTgcacaaattgaaaatttatgtCCTCAAGTCATAAATGCAGCTAGAGTACTTGCTGTTCGACCCCGCTCTAAATTGGCACTTGATAATATGGACGTTTTTAGAGATGCATGGCAAGCACAAGTCAGACTACTAACTGAAGCTGTTGATGATATAACAACAATTGATGACTTCTTAGCTGTTTCTG aAAGTCACATTTTGGAAGATGTGAACAAATGTGTTCTCGCATTACAAGAAGGATCAGCTGATCCATTAGATAGAACTGCTGGAGCAATTAGAGGCCGTTCAGCTAGAGTTTGTAATGTAGTAGCTGCTGAAATGGATAATTATGAACCGGGAATATATACTGAGCGTGTGTTAGAAGCAATTAAAGTATTACGTGATCAAG TTATGCCTAACTTTGCTCAACGTGTTGAGTTAGCGGTTGATGCCTTGTCAACCAATCCTCCTAAAGAAGTAgatgaaaatgattttattgatGCTTCTAGACTTGTTTATGATGGTGTAAGAGAGATTCGTCGAGCTGTTCTCATGAATAGG actgaTGAAGAATTAGACCCTGAAGATATAGAGTTTGATGAACATTATACAATTGATACACGAAGCCGAT caaGTGCTCATACTGGAGAACCTTTGGATGAGTACCCAGATATTAGTGGAATTACTACAGCACGT GAAGCTATGAGAAAAATGACAGAAgaagataaacaaaaaattgctcAACAAGTTGAATTCTTTAGGAGTGAAAAGCTTAAGTTTGACCGTGAGGTAGCCAAATGGGATGATACAggaaatgatattattgttcttGCCAAACACATGTGTATGATTATGATGGAAATGACAGATTTTACCcg tggcCGTGGACCATTGAAAACTACTATGGATGTTATTAATGCAGCTAAGAAAATTTCAGAAGCTGGAACAAAGTTAGATAAGCTTACTAGACAAATTGCTGACCAATGTCCAGAATCATCTACCAAAAAAGATTTATTAGCTTATTTACAACGTATTGCTTTGTATTGTCATCAGCTGAACATCACTTCTAAAGTTAAAGCTGATGTGCAAAATATAAGTGGTGAACTAATTGTTTCTggg tTGGACAGTGCCACGTCTCTAATTCAAGCTgcaaaaaatttaatgaatgcTGTTGTATTAACCGTCAAGTCCTCATATGTGGCCAGTACAAAATACCCCAGACAAGGAGCAGATCTccaaaaa CTTGTTGTGTGGAAAATGAAAGCTCCTGAAAAGAAACCACTTGTTAGACCTGAAAAACCTGAAGAAGTTAGAGCTAAAGTACGAAAAGGCTCTCAAAAGAAAGTACAAAACCCAATAAAGGCTTTAAGTGAATTCCAAAGTCCTACAGAatctgtttaa
- the LOC132945000 gene encoding enhancer of yellow 2 transcription factor isoform X2 → MNNIKYLHKYNNITLDVAGIKQFQFSSCVIKTDETVKGFKSLVCRRLVECGWMDEVTMLCKEKLKDRLSKGQTVQSITEDDLFNDVAPDARRGRSSRLKYVCVSKICS, encoded by the exons atgaataatataaaatatcttcataagtataataacataacattagatGTTGCAGGTAtcaaacaatttcaattttcatcaTGTGTTATAAAAACAGACGAAACAGTTAAagg TTTCAAGTCATTAGTATGTCGAAGACTGGTTGAATGTGGTTGGATGGATGAGGTGACCATGTTATGCAAAGAAAAGTTAAAGGATCGTTTATCTAAAGGACAAACAGTTCAATCTATCACTGAAGACGACTTATTCAATGATGTTGCCCCAGATGCTAGaa ggggaAGGAGCAGTAGGTTGAAATACGTATGTGTGTCAAAGATTTGTAGCTAA
- the LOC132944994 gene encoding catenin alpha isoform X2 has product MTDQFGPITLKWDPKNLEIRTMSVEKTLEPLVLQVTTLVNTKGTSRKKKGRSKRAHVLVAAVEKATENFIEVGEQIAFENPDIKQEMLAAVEEVRKTGDAMSIAAREFAEDPCASAKRSNMVRAARNLLSAVTRLLILADMVDVHLLLKSLRVVEDDLEKVKNASSQAELLDNIKVFGRSASELMSQAAKRQQELKDPQLRDDLAAARAILKKHSTMLLTASKVYVRHPELAAAKANRDFVLKQVCEAVNTISDVAQGRSAAMNDNGNQIYDGPGELAAALDDFDERMVMDPLVYNEVRTRPSLEERLESIISGAALMADSSCTRDERRERIVAECNAVRQALQDLLSEYMSNMSVKETSEGLERAIDHMCRKTRDLRRQLRKAVVDHVSDSFLETSVPLLVLIEAAHSGDEKEVEECALVFTEHANKLVEVANLACSMSNNEDGVKMVRTAAAQIENLCPQVINAARVLAVRPRSKLALDNMDVFRDAWQAQVRLLTEAVDDITTIDDFLAVSESHILEDVNKCVLALQEGSADPLDRTAGAIRGRSARVCNVVAAEMDNYEPGIYTERVLEAIKVLRDQVMPNFAQRVELAVDALSTNPPKEVDENDFIDASRLVYDGVREIRRAVLMNRTDEELDPEDIEFDEHYTIDTRSRSSAHTGEPLDEYPDISGITTAREAMRKMTEEDKQKIAQQVEFFRSEKLKFDREVAKWDDTGNDIIVLAKHMCMIMMEMTDFTRGRGPLKTTMDVINAAKKISEAGTKLDKLTRQIADQCPESSTKKDLLAYLQRIALYCHQLNITSKVKADVQNISGELIVSGLDSATSLIQAAKNLMNAVVLTVKSSYVASTKYPRQGADLQKLVVWKMKAPEKKPLVRPEKPEEVRAKVRKGSQKKVQNPIKALSEFQSPTESV; this is encoded by the exons ATGACTGATCAGTTCGGTCCCATTACACTAAAATGGGATCCCAAAAATCTAGAGATACGAACTATGTCTGTGGAAAAGACATTAGAACCATTAGTTTTAcaa GTGACTACTTTAGTGAACACTAAAGGAACTTCACGTAAGAAGAAAGGACGTTCAAAAAGAGCTCATGTTCTAGTTGCTGCTGTCGAAAAAGCTACAGAGAATTTTATTGAAGTAGGAGAACAAATCGCTTTTGAAAATCCTGATATAAAACAAGAAATGTTAGCTGCAGTCGAAGAAGTTCGAAAAActg gtgATGCTATGAGTATTGCTGCAAGGGAGTTTGCTGAAGATCCTTGTGCTTCAGCTAAACGTAGCAATATGGTAAGAGCGGCCAGAAATCTATTGTCAGCCGTAACACGCCTACTTATACTTGCAGATATGGTTGATGTGCATTTATTATTGAAGTCTTTAAGAGTT gttgAAGATGATTtggaaaaagttaaaaatgctTCAAGTCAAGCCGAACTTCTTgacaatattaaagtttttggtAGAAGTGCGAGTGAACTTATGAGTCAAGCTGCAAAACGACAACAAGAATTAAAGGATCCTCAATTACGCGATGATCTTGCTGCAGCTCGtgctattttaaaaaaacattccaCAATGCTGTTAACTGCTTCCAAA GTTTATGTAAGACACCCAGAACTTGCTGCAGCTAAAGCTAATCGTGATTTTGTATTGAAACAAGTGTGTGAAGCTGTAAACACTATAAGTGATGTTGCCCAAGGTCGATCTGCAGCAATGAACGATAATGGAAACCAAATTTATGATGGACCTGGTGAATTGGCTGCTGCACTTGATGATTTTgat GAAAGAATGGTTATGGATCCTCTTGTTTATAATGAAGTACGTACTCGTCCTTCTTTAGAAGAACGACTTGAAAGTATTATTAGTGGAGCTGCATTAATGGCTGATTCTTCGTGTACCCGTGATGAACGTAGAGAAAGAATTGTTGCTGAGTGTAATGCTGTGCGCCAAGCATTGCAGGATTTGCTGTCTGAATATATGTCCAAC ATGAGTGTAAAAGAAACTAGTGAAGGATTGGAACGTGCTATTGATCATATGTGTAGAAAAACTAGAGATTTGAGACGACAATTACGTAAAGCTGTTGTAGATCATGTATCTGATAG CTTCCTAGAAACAAGTGTTCCGTTACTTGTTTTGATTGAAGCAGCCCATTCAGGCGACGAAAAAGAAGTTGAAGAATGTGCTCTTGTATTCACTGAACATGCAAATAAACTTGTTGaa GTTGCTAATCTTGCGTGTAGTATGTCGAACAATGAAGATGGCGTAAAAATGGTACGAACCGCTGCTgcacaaattgaaaatttatgtCCTCAAGTCATAAATGCAGCTAGAGTACTTGCTGTTCGACCCCGCTCTAAATTGGCACTTGATAATATGGACGTTTTTAGAGATGCATGGCAAGCACAAGTCAGACTACTAACTGAAGCTGTTGATGATATAACAACAATTGATGACTTCTTAGCTGTTTCTG aAAGTCACATTTTGGAAGATGTGAACAAATGTGTTCTCGCATTACAAGAAGGATCAGCTGATCCATTAGATAGAACTGCTGGAGCAATTAGAGGCCGTTCAGCTAGAGTTTGTAATGTAGTAGCTGCTGAAATGGATAATTATGAACCGGGAATATATACTGAGCGTGTGTTAGAAGCAATTAAAGTATTACGTGATCAAG TTATGCCTAACTTTGCTCAACGTGTTGAGTTAGCGGTTGATGCCTTGTCAACCAATCCTCCTAAAGAAGTAgatgaaaatgattttattgatGCTTCTAGACTTGTTTATGATGGTGTAAGAGAGATTCGTCGAGCTGTTCTCATGAATAGG actgaTGAAGAATTAGACCCTGAAGATATAGAGTTTGATGAACATTATACAATTGATACACGAAGCCGAT caaGTGCTCATACTGGAGAACCTTTGGATGAGTACCCAGATATTAGTGGAATTACTACAGCACGT GAAGCTATGAGAAAAATGACAGAAgaagataaacaaaaaattgctcAACAAGTTGAATTCTTTAGGAGTGAAAAGCTTAAGTTTGACCGTGAGGTAGCCAAATGGGATGATACAggaaatgatattattgttcttGCCAAACACATGTGTATGATTATGATGGAAATGACAGATTTTACCcg tggcCGTGGACCATTGAAAACTACTATGGATGTTATTAATGCAGCTAAGAAAATTTCAGAAGCTGGAACAAAGTTAGATAAGCTTACTAGACAAATTGCTGACCAATGTCCAGAATCATCTACCAAAAAAGATTTATTAGCTTATTTACAACGTATTGCTTTGTATTGTCATCAGCTGAACATCACTTCTAAAGTTAAAGCTGATGTGCAAAATATAAGTGGTGAACTAATTGTTTCTggg tTGGACAGTGCCACGTCTCTAATTCAAGCTgcaaaaaatttaatgaatgcTGTTGTATTAACCGTCAAGTCCTCATATGTGGCCAGTACAAAATACCCCAGACAAGGAGCAGATCTccaaaaa CTTGTTGTGTGGAAAATGAAAGCTCCTGAAAAGAAACCACTTGTTAGACCTGAAAAACCTGAAGAAGTTAGAGCTAAAGTACGAAAAGGCTCTCAAAAGAAAGTACAAAACCCAATAAAGGCTTTAAGTGAATTCCAAAGTCCTACAGAatctgtttaa
- the LOC132945000 gene encoding enhancer of yellow 2 transcription factor isoform X1, with the protein MNNIKYLHKYNNITLDVAGIKQFQFSSCVIKTDETVKGFKSLVCRRLVECGWMDEVTMLCKEKLKDRLSKGQTVQSITEDDLFNDVAPDARRMLPDTIKRELKVKVQNKLLQTAGYFDETDSES; encoded by the exons atgaataatataaaatatcttcataagtataataacataacattagatGTTGCAGGTAtcaaacaatttcaattttcatcaTGTGTTATAAAAACAGACGAAACAGTTAAagg TTTCAAGTCATTAGTATGTCGAAGACTGGTTGAATGTGGTTGGATGGATGAGGTGACCATGTTATGCAAAGAAAAGTTAAAGGATCGTTTATCTAAAGGACAAACAGTTCAATCTATCACTGAAGACGACTTATTCAATGATGTTGCCCCAGATGCTAGaa GGATGTTACCAGATACAATCAAAAGAgaattaaaagtaaaagtacaaaataaattactacaaaCAGCTGGATATTTTGATGAAACGGATAGTGAATCTTAA
- the LOC132945000 gene encoding transcription and mRNA export factor ENY2 isoform X3, translating into MSQNEVTFVEEENFKSLVCRRLVECGWMDEVTMLCKEKLKDRLSKGQTVQSITEDDLFNDVAPDARRMLPDTIKRELKVKVQNKLLQTAGYFDETDSES; encoded by the exons ATGTCTCAAAACGAAGTGACGTTTGTAGAAGAAGAAAA TTTCAAGTCATTAGTATGTCGAAGACTGGTTGAATGTGGTTGGATGGATGAGGTGACCATGTTATGCAAAGAAAAGTTAAAGGATCGTTTATCTAAAGGACAAACAGTTCAATCTATCACTGAAGACGACTTATTCAATGATGTTGCCCCAGATGCTAGaa GGATGTTACCAGATACAATCAAAAGAgaattaaaagtaaaagtacaaaataaattactacaaaCAGCTGGATATTTTGATGAAACGGATAGTGAATCTTAA